The Streptomyces sp. SS1-1 genome has a segment encoding these proteins:
- a CDS encoding transporter, whose product MSTDVTGVFVRLKLSLLRNGLRQSGGRRAAWIASAVVALLFAALQLLGLILLRGTAHADALVVLLVGVLALGWAVMPLFFPGGDETLDPTRLVMLPLRPRPLVRALLVASLVGIGPLFTLCLLTGSVIAVAHGAAAFAVGVVGVALALLVCVALARAVAAANIRLLTSRKGRDLAVLSGLVVAIGAQVVNFAAQRIGSAGLGRLDPLADVLRWVPPGSAIGAVRSVSEGSYGAAALQLGLCALALAGLIALWARHLTRLMTAPDGSTLQAAGESAVREKGTGGVARLLPAGRTGTVMERSLRYVWRDPKTKAAWVTSLAIGLIVPVFNAVQGTGSIYFACFAAGMLGIQMYNQFGQDTSAFWMVAMTISSPRDAYVELRGRALALLLITLPYATLVTVVTTALIGDWRRLPEVLGLSFALLGAMLATGAWTSARFPYSIPQEGHKNVAPGQAGLAWISIFGGMVAAALLCAPVIAAVIWLRVSEGGEAWTWLLLPAGAAYGAAITLLGLRLAAPRTAARLPEILTAVSKG is encoded by the coding sequence ATGAGCACCGACGTGACCGGGGTCTTCGTCCGGCTGAAGCTGTCGCTGCTGCGCAACGGGCTGCGCCAGTCCGGGGGCCGGCGGGCCGCCTGGATCGCCTCGGCGGTCGTGGCGCTGCTGTTCGCCGCGCTCCAGCTGCTCGGCCTGATCCTGCTGCGGGGCACCGCGCACGCCGACGCCCTGGTCGTGCTGCTGGTCGGGGTGCTCGCGCTGGGCTGGGCGGTGATGCCGCTGTTCTTCCCCGGCGGCGACGAGACCCTGGACCCGACGCGGCTCGTGATGCTGCCGCTGCGGCCCCGGCCGCTGGTGCGGGCGCTGCTGGTGGCCTCCCTGGTGGGCATCGGGCCGCTGTTCACGCTGTGCCTGCTCACCGGGTCGGTGATCGCGGTGGCGCACGGGGCGGCGGCGTTCGCCGTCGGTGTCGTCGGTGTCGCGCTGGCCCTGCTGGTGTGCGTCGCGCTGGCGCGCGCGGTCGCCGCCGCCAACATCCGGCTGCTGACCAGCCGCAAGGGCCGCGATCTGGCCGTCCTGAGCGGACTGGTCGTCGCGATCGGGGCGCAGGTCGTCAACTTCGCGGCTCAGCGCATCGGTTCGGCGGGACTCGGGCGGCTCGACCCGCTGGCGGACGTACTGCGCTGGGTGCCGCCGGGGTCCGCCATCGGGGCCGTACGGTCCGTGAGCGAGGGCTCCTACGGCGCCGCCGCGCTGCAACTGGGCCTGTGCGCGCTCGCGTTGGCGGGCCTGATCGCGCTGTGGGCGCGGCATCTGACCCGGCTGATGACCGCCCCGGACGGTTCGACGCTCCAGGCGGCCGGCGAGAGCGCCGTACGGGAGAAGGGCACGGGCGGCGTGGCCCGGCTGCTGCCGGCGGGGCGCACCGGCACCGTCATGGAGCGCAGTCTGCGCTATGTCTGGCGGGATCCGAAGACCAAGGCGGCCTGGGTGACGTCGCTGGCCATCGGCCTGATCGTGCCGGTGTTCAACGCCGTGCAGGGCACCGGGTCGATCTACTTCGCGTGCTTCGCGGCCGGGATGCTCGGCATCCAGATGTACAACCAGTTCGGGCAGGACACGTCCGCCTTCTGGATGGTCGCGATGACGATCTCCTCGCCGCGGGACGCGTACGTGGAGCTGCGCGGCCGGGCGCTGGCGCTGCTGCTGATCACCCTGCCGTACGCCACGCTCGTCACCGTGGTGACGACGGCCCTCATCGGGGACTGGCGCCGGCTGCCGGAGGTGCTGGGGCTGTCCTTCGCGCTGCTCGGCGCGATGCTGGCGACCGGCGCCTGGACGTCGGCCCGCTTCCCGTACTCGATCCCGCAGGAGGGCCACAAGAACGTCGCCCCCGGGCAGGCGGGCCTGGCGTGGATCTCGATCTTCGGCGGCATGGTCGCGGCGGCCCTGCTGTGCGCCCCGGTGATCGCGGCGGTGATCTGGCTGCGGGTCAGCGAGGGCGGCGAGGCGTGGACCTGGCTGCTGCTGCCCGCCGGGGCGGCCTACGGGGCGGCGATCACGCTCCTGGGCCTGCGGCTCGCGGCGCCCCGGACGGCGGCCCGCCTGCCGGAGATCCTCACCGCGGTCAGCAAAGGCTGA
- a CDS encoding bifunctional DNA primase/polymerase, whose product MLSVEETIPATEAAQIPKQRGDSLLETAVRYAEERHWDVFPGTWLEAVDGVPYCSCGDAACPAPGAHPARPDWATQATGSATVARRLWQKQPAASILLPTGRTFDALSVPETAGFLALARMERMELTLGPVTLAPDRRMHFFVLPGAAVKLPELVRRLGWSMGSLDLVALGEGAWVAAPPTRFGSRGAVQWACRPTPANRWLPDAEELISPLAYACGRDR is encoded by the coding sequence GTGCTGAGCGTGGAAGAGACGATCCCGGCCACCGAAGCCGCACAGATTCCGAAGCAGCGCGGGGATTCGCTGCTGGAGACCGCCGTCCGTTACGCCGAGGAGCGTCACTGGGACGTGTTTCCGGGGACCTGGCTGGAGGCCGTCGACGGAGTGCCGTACTGCTCCTGCGGCGACGCGGCGTGCCCCGCGCCGGGCGCGCACCCCGCGCGCCCCGACTGGGCGACGCAGGCGACGGGGAGCGCCACGGTCGCGCGCCGCCTGTGGCAGAAGCAGCCGGCCGCGTCGATCCTGCTGCCCACCGGGCGGACCTTCGACGCGCTGTCCGTCCCGGAGACGGCCGGGTTCCTGGCGCTGGCCCGTATGGAGCGGATGGAGCTGACGCTGGGCCCGGTGACGCTGGCGCCGGACCGCCGGATGCACTTCTTCGTGCTGCCCGGCGCCGCCGTGAAGCTGCCCGAGCTGGTCCGCCGGCTCGGCTGGTCGATGGGCTCGCTGGACCTGGTCGCCCTCGGCGAGGGGGCCTGGGTCGCCGCGCCACCCACCCGGTTCGGGTCCCGGGGCGCCGTGCAGTGGGCGTGCCGGCCCACCCCGGCGAACCGCTGGCTGCCGGACGCCGAGGAGCTGATCTCGCCGCTCGCGTACGCGTGCGGCCGCGACCGGTAG
- a CDS encoding ABC transporter ATP-binding protein, which translates to MTSAAVRVHGLWKRFGQQVAVAGIDLELPAGKFIGLVGPNGAGKTTTLSMVTGLLRPDQGSVEVVGHDVWRDPAEVKARIGVLPEGLRLFERLSGRELLGYTGRLRGLPGAEVDKRATQLLDVLDLAGAQHKLVVDYSTGMRKKIGLAAALLHNPEVLFLDEPFEGVDPVSAQTIRGVLERFTASGATVVFSSHVMELVESLCDWVAVMAAGRIRAHGPLAEVRGEAPSLQQAFLELVGAHGRDAGSDLDWLGGGAR; encoded by the coding sequence ATGACGTCAGCAGCCGTACGCGTTCACGGGCTCTGGAAGCGGTTCGGGCAGCAGGTCGCCGTCGCCGGGATCGATCTGGAGCTGCCCGCCGGGAAGTTCATCGGGCTCGTCGGCCCGAACGGAGCCGGGAAGACCACCACCCTGTCCATGGTGACCGGGCTGCTCAGGCCCGACCAGGGGTCCGTGGAGGTGGTCGGGCACGACGTGTGGCGGGACCCGGCGGAGGTCAAGGCGCGCATCGGGGTGCTGCCCGAGGGGCTGCGGCTCTTCGAGCGGCTGTCCGGCCGGGAGCTGCTCGGCTACACCGGACGGCTGCGCGGGCTCCCCGGTGCCGAGGTCGACAAGCGGGCCACGCAGCTGCTCGACGTCCTCGACCTCGCCGGGGCCCAGCACAAGCTGGTCGTCGACTACTCGACGGGCATGCGCAAGAAGATCGGGCTGGCCGCCGCCCTGCTGCACAACCCCGAAGTGCTGTTCCTGGACGAGCCGTTCGAAGGGGTGGACCCCGTGTCCGCCCAGACCATCCGGGGCGTGCTGGAACGGTTCACCGCTTCCGGTGCCACCGTCGTCTTCTCCTCCCATGTGATGGAGCTCGTCGAGTCGCTGTGCGACTGGGTCGCCGTCATGGCGGCCGGACGCATCCGCGCGCACGGGCCGCTCGCCGAGGTGCGCGGGGAGGCGCCCTCACTGCAGCAGGCGTTCCTCGAACTGGTCGGCGCGCACGGCCGGGACGCCGGGTCCGACCTCGACTGGCTGGGCGGCGGGGCGCGATGA
- a CDS encoding transcriptional regulator, producing the protein MAARPLVARQPNERLQALIQEAGCSNAGLARRVNMCGAEHGLDLRYDKTSVARWLRGQQPRGRAPAIIAEALGRKLGRTVTIDEIGMANGKNLASGVGLQFSPTVLGAIEQVCELWRSDVGRRDFLSGSSVAASALVEPSRDWLISAPDAQVARSAGPRVGPSDVAAVRAMTQALVDLDHQYGSGHVRPVVVHYLNSVVSGLLAGSYREAVGRELFAAVARLTELAGYMAVDTGQPGLAQRYYIQALRLAQAAGDRGYGGYVLAASMSHLAAQLGNPREIAQLARAAQEGARGRVTPRAEAMFHAAEARGHALLGDARAAQLSSGRAVAALEAADPASGDDPAWIGHFDEAYLADELAHCHRDLGQAEAAARCAQESLAGLPETKARRRAIGYVLLATAQVQQREIEQACHTGLKAVELLETLRSNRGAEYLEDFQQRLEPYRDEPVVRDFGERIDLQVAA; encoded by the coding sequence ATGGCCGCAAGGCCTCTCGTCGCGCGGCAGCCGAACGAACGGCTCCAGGCGCTCATCCAGGAAGCGGGCTGCTCGAACGCCGGGCTGGCCCGCCGGGTCAACATGTGCGGCGCCGAACACGGCCTCGACCTGCGCTACGACAAGACGTCCGTGGCCCGCTGGCTGCGCGGACAGCAGCCGCGGGGCCGGGCGCCCGCCATCATCGCCGAGGCGCTCGGCCGCAAGCTGGGCCGGACCGTCACCATCGACGAGATCGGCATGGCCAACGGCAAGAACCTCGCCTCCGGCGTGGGGCTCCAGTTCTCCCCGACCGTGCTCGGGGCGATCGAGCAGGTCTGTGAGCTGTGGCGCAGCGACGTCGGCCGGCGGGACTTCCTGTCCGGCTCGTCCGTCGCCGCGTCCGCGCTCGTCGAGCCCAGCCGGGACTGGCTGATCTCGGCACCCGACGCGCAGGTGGCGCGCTCGGCCGGGCCGCGGGTGGGCCCGTCCGACGTGGCGGCTGTGCGCGCCATGACCCAGGCCCTCGTGGACCTGGACCACCAGTACGGCAGCGGGCATGTGCGCCCGGTCGTCGTGCACTACCTCAACAGCGTCGTCTCCGGGCTGCTGGCCGGGTCGTACCGGGAGGCGGTCGGCCGTGAACTGTTCGCCGCCGTCGCCCGGTTGACGGAGCTCGCCGGCTACATGGCCGTGGACACCGGGCAACCGGGCCTCGCCCAGCGCTACTACATCCAGGCGCTGCGCCTCGCGCAGGCGGCGGGGGACCGCGGGTACGGCGGCTATGTGCTGGCCGCCTCGATGAGCCACCTCGCCGCCCAGCTCGGGAATCCCCGGGAGATCGCCCAGTTGGCGCGGGCGGCGCAGGAGGGCGCACGGGGGCGGGTGACCCCCCGGGCCGAGGCGATGTTCCACGCGGCCGAGGCGCGCGGGCACGCACTGCTGGGCGACGCGCGCGCCGCCCAGCTGTCGTCCGGGCGGGCCGTGGCCGCGCTGGAGGCGGCCGATCCGGCCTCCGGCGACGACCCGGCGTGGATCGGGCACTTCGACGAGGCGTACCTCGCCGACGAGTTGGCGCACTGTCACCGCGACCTCGGGCAGGCGGAGGCGGCGGCGCGCTGCGCGCAGGAGTCGCTGGCCGGGCTGCCGGAGACGAAGGCGCGCCGCCGGGCCATCGGATATGTGCTTCTCGCCACAGCCCAGGTGCAGCAGCGGGAGATCGAACAGGCCTGCCACACCGGGCTGAAGGCGGTGGAGTTGCTGGAGACCCTGCGCTCCAACCGGGGCGCCGAGTATCTGGAGGACTTCCAGCAGCGCCTGGAGCCGTACCGGGACGAGCCCGTGGTCAGGGACTTCGGGGAACGGATCGATCTCCAGGTGGCCGCCTGA
- a CDS encoding alpha/beta fold hydrolase, whose protein sequence is MARRIDVTGTDGVRLAAWEFGDPPKPDAHPGPQDTPGVLLLHGLMGRASHWAPTARWLSERHRAIALDQRGHGRSDKPAGAAYTREAYVDDAEAALEQLGLSRAVLIGHAMGALTAWQLAARRPDLVSGVVICDMRASALGAASQREWAEWFKAWPVPFATLADVRKWFGEDDPWVERPNPARGEFYAEVMHECEDGWRPVFDPEQMLRTRETWVYDAHWEELAQVRCPALVVRGLDGELGRAEAQEMVRVLPRGQYAEVADAGHLVHYDQPEGWRTAVEPFLDAVWA, encoded by the coding sequence ATGGCGCGGCGCATCGACGTGACCGGGACGGACGGCGTACGTCTCGCGGCCTGGGAGTTCGGCGACCCCCCGAAGCCCGACGCCCACCCAGGCCCCCAGGACACCCCCGGAGTGCTGTTACTGCACGGCCTGATGGGCCGCGCCTCCCACTGGGCCCCCACCGCCCGCTGGCTCTCCGAGCGGCATCGCGCGATCGCCCTCGACCAGCGGGGCCACGGCCGCAGCGACAAGCCCGCCGGGGCCGCGTACACCCGAGAGGCGTACGTCGACGACGCCGAGGCCGCCCTCGAACAGCTCGGCCTGAGCCGGGCCGTCCTCATCGGGCACGCCATGGGCGCCCTGACCGCCTGGCAGCTCGCCGCCCGCCGCCCCGACCTGGTGAGCGGCGTGGTCATCTGCGACATGCGGGCCTCCGCGCTCGGCGCGGCCTCGCAGCGCGAGTGGGCGGAGTGGTTCAAGGCCTGGCCGGTCCCCTTCGCCACGCTCGCCGACGTCCGCAAGTGGTTCGGCGAGGACGACCCCTGGGTCGAGCGCCCCAACCCGGCCCGCGGCGAGTTCTACGCCGAGGTCATGCACGAGTGCGAGGACGGCTGGCGTCCGGTCTTCGACCCGGAGCAGATGCTGCGCACCCGTGAGACCTGGGTGTACGACGCGCACTGGGAGGAGCTGGCGCAGGTCAGGTGCCCGGCGCTCGTCGTGCGCGGACTCGACGGCGAGCTGGGGCGGGCCGAGGCCCAGGAGATGGTCCGCGTCCTGCCGCGCGGGCAGTACGCGGAGGTCGCGGACGCCGGCCACCTGGTCCACTACGACCAGCCGGAGGGCTGGCGCACGGCCGTCGAGCCGTTCCTGGACGCGGTGTGGGCCTGA